In Sphingomonas phyllosphaerae, one DNA window encodes the following:
- a CDS encoding ATP-binding protein, producing MFAGVTSSSASPPGALRRVGVTPAIELMVLAAAVAVALVSYFALRGEGDPGRLLAPPLVASLLVANLVCGIALMMLFGRRVALRRAERSPVGAGGRLHVRLVLLFSLVAAVPALLVTIFASLLFQYGVQFWYSDRARGMFENAASIAQDSYSREIERVSREGGTMAGDLANYLREMPIDSKRFQEGLFYQLYLRNLSEALVVQRGDDGEIRTLAFATPYKGGLEGVVKPDMIRQLEGGASSVVVRRADRVGALTKLEYQPNTYLYTARVLEKQFETQTNRGAAVLADYRQLIARARSLQLQFNAALLIVSLLIVGVAVWIALTVADRLVRPVGELVDAARRVEGGDLSARVPETLERDEIGTLSNAFNSMTARLVAQNTALVTANAQLDSRRALIEAVMSGVSAGVISIDARDRTIRLINSSAQTLMGLAEPPVGRKLFDVAPELDALLDQPGREAAVQLNVAGEMRTFAARIARDGSGPIITFDDITQQLTDQRRAAWADVARRIAHEIKNPLTPIQLAAERLQRRYGGKIDPADTTFARLTDTIVRQVGDLRRMVDEFSSFARMPKPMFRDESLVDIARQTMFLHEVAHPGIRFVLDHADPAPSLVCDRRQLGQALTNIVKNAVEAVEEADASEASITMTLAEADGRVTIAVADTGVGLPLERDRIVEPYMTTRARGTGLGLAIVKKIVEEHFGTISFADRPGGGTIVTLSFDTAPLAALASDEHLPSHDDDRTIAALTRNRI from the coding sequence CCGTGTAGGCGTGACACCGGCGATCGAGCTGATGGTGCTCGCCGCCGCGGTGGCGGTGGCGCTCGTCAGCTATTTCGCACTACGCGGGGAGGGCGATCCCGGCCGGTTGCTCGCGCCGCCTTTGGTCGCCTCGCTGCTCGTCGCCAATCTCGTCTGCGGAATCGCGCTGATGATGCTGTTCGGCCGGCGCGTCGCGCTGCGCCGCGCAGAGCGGTCGCCGGTCGGCGCGGGCGGCCGGCTGCACGTCCGGCTGGTGCTGCTCTTTTCGCTGGTCGCGGCAGTGCCGGCGCTGCTGGTGACGATCTTCGCCTCGCTGCTGTTCCAGTACGGCGTGCAATTCTGGTATTCGGATCGCGCGCGCGGCATGTTCGAGAACGCCGCCTCGATCGCGCAGGACAGCTATAGCCGGGAGATCGAGCGGGTGTCGCGCGAAGGTGGCACGATGGCGGGCGACCTTGCCAATTACCTCCGCGAAATGCCGATCGACAGCAAGCGCTTCCAGGAAGGATTGTTCTACCAGCTCTATTTGCGCAACCTGTCCGAGGCGCTCGTCGTCCAGCGCGGCGACGATGGCGAGATCCGGACGCTCGCCTTTGCCACTCCCTACAAAGGCGGGCTGGAAGGTGTCGTCAAACCGGACATGATCCGGCAGCTTGAGGGCGGCGCCAGCAGCGTTGTCGTCCGGCGGGCCGATCGCGTCGGGGCGCTGACCAAGCTCGAATATCAGCCGAACACCTACCTTTACACGGCCCGCGTTCTCGAAAAGCAGTTCGAGACGCAGACCAACCGCGGCGCGGCAGTGCTCGCCGATTACCGGCAGCTCATCGCCCGCGCGCGTTCGCTGCAACTGCAGTTCAACGCCGCGCTACTGATCGTCTCGCTGCTGATCGTCGGCGTGGCGGTGTGGATCGCGCTCACCGTCGCCGACCGGCTCGTCCGCCCGGTCGGCGAATTGGTCGACGCCGCGCGCCGCGTCGAGGGCGGCGATCTGTCGGCGCGCGTCCCCGAGACGCTGGAACGCGACGAGATCGGCACGCTGTCCAATGCCTTCAACAGCATGACCGCGCGGCTGGTCGCGCAGAACACCGCGCTCGTCACCGCCAACGCACAGCTCGACAGCCGCCGCGCGCTGATCGAGGCGGTGATGTCGGGCGTGTCGGCGGGGGTGATCTCGATCGACGCGCGCGATCGCACGATCCGGCTCATCAACAGCTCGGCGCAGACGTTGATGGGGCTCGCCGAGCCGCCGGTCGGGCGCAAGCTGTTTGACGTTGCACCAGAACTCGACGCGCTGCTCGACCAGCCGGGGCGCGAGGCGGCGGTGCAGCTCAACGTCGCGGGCGAGATGCGCACCTTCGCGGCGCGGATCGCGCGCGACGGCAGCGGCCCGATCATCACCTTCGACGACATCACGCAGCAACTTACCGATCAGCGCCGCGCTGCCTGGGCGGACGTTGCACGCCGTATCGCGCATGAGATCAAGAACCCGCTCACTCCGATCCAGCTTGCCGCCGAACGGCTCCAGCGTCGTTATGGCGGCAAGATCGATCCCGCTGACACCACCTTCGCGCGCCTTACGGACACGATCGTGCGACAGGTCGGCGACCTTCGGCGGATGGTCGACGAATTCTCGTCGTTCGCGCGGATGCCCAAGCCGATGTTTCGCGACGAGTCGCTGGTGGATATCGCGCGCCAGACGATGTTCCTCCACGAAGTCGCGCACCCCGGCATCCGCTTCGTGCTCGACCACGCCGACCCCGCGCCGTCATTGGTCTGCGACCGCCGCCAGCTCGGACAGGCACTGACCAATATCGTCAAGAATGCGGTCGAGGCGGTCGAGGAGGCCGACGCGAGCGAGGCGAGCATCACCATGACGCTGGCCGAAGCGGACGGCCGCGTAACGATCGCGGTCGCCGATACCGGGGTCGGCCTGCCGCTGGAGCGCGACCGAATCGTCGAGCCCTATATGACCACCCGCGCGCGCGGCACCGGGCTGGGCCTCGCGATCGTCAAGAAGATCGTCGAGGAACATTTCGGGACGATCAGCTTCGCGGATCGCCCCGGCGGCGGGACGATCGTCACTTTGTCCTTCGACACCGCCCCGCTCGCCGCGCTGGCCAGCGACGAGCATCTTCCTTCCCACGACGACGATCGCACGATCGCGGCGTTGACCAGAAATCGGATCTGA
- a CDS encoding sigma-54 dependent transcriptional regulator — MAIDILVVDDELDIRELVAGVLEDEGYDTRMAGDSDAALEAIATRRPSLVLLDVWLQGSRLDGLDLLEEIKRRDPSIPVLVISGHGTLDTAVAAIRKGAADFIEKPFQAERLLLMVERATETERLRAEVASLRAATGRGTDLTGSSTAINAVRATLKRVAATGSRVLIMGPAGVGKEVAARLLHGWSQRAHANFVIASTAGMNPERIEEELFGVEESGDLVRTGLLEQAHGGTLFLDEIADMPAATQARILRVLTDQSFTRVGGTRVVKVDVRVVSATARDLSVEIAEGRFREDLYYRLNVVPVTIPPLAERREDIPALVEHFAAHYAADRRVPPPEIATDALVALQSYEWPGNVRELRNVVERTIILAPGDRIGRIDLDLLPAEVLGTQDAGTGASAIMGAPLREARETFEREYLRVQIRRFSGNISRTASFIGMERSALHRKLKLLGITETRED; from the coding sequence ATGGCGATCGACATCCTCGTCGTCGACGACGAACTCGACATTCGCGAACTCGTAGCCGGCGTGCTCGAGGACGAAGGCTATGACACGCGCATGGCCGGCGATAGCGACGCCGCGCTGGAGGCGATCGCGACGCGCCGCCCCAGTCTCGTGCTGCTCGACGTGTGGCTGCAGGGCTCGCGGCTCGACGGGCTCGACCTTCTCGAGGAGATCAAGCGCCGCGATCCATCGATTCCGGTGCTGGTGATCTCGGGGCACGGCACGCTCGACACCGCGGTCGCCGCGATCCGTAAAGGAGCCGCCGATTTCATCGAGAAGCCGTTCCAGGCCGAACGCCTCCTGCTGATGGTCGAGCGCGCGACCGAGACCGAGCGGCTGCGCGCCGAAGTCGCGTCGCTGCGTGCCGCGACGGGGCGCGGCACCGATCTGACCGGCAGCTCTACCGCTATCAACGCGGTCCGCGCGACCCTCAAGCGCGTGGCGGCGACCGGCAGCCGCGTGCTCATCATGGGCCCGGCCGGCGTCGGCAAGGAAGTCGCGGCCCGTCTGCTCCACGGCTGGAGCCAGCGCGCGCACGCCAATTTCGTGATCGCCAGCACCGCGGGGATGAATCCGGAGCGGATCGAGGAAGAGTTGTTCGGGGTCGAGGAGAGCGGCGACCTCGTTCGCACCGGGCTGCTCGAACAGGCGCATGGCGGGACCTTGTTCCTTGACGAGATCGCCGACATGCCCGCCGCGACGCAGGCGCGCATCCTGCGTGTGCTGACCGACCAAAGCTTCACCCGCGTCGGGGGGACGCGCGTCGTCAAGGTCGACGTCCGCGTCGTCTCCGCCACCGCGCGCGACCTGAGCGTCGAGATCGCCGAGGGCCGGTTCCGCGAGGACCTCTATTACCGGCTCAACGTCGTGCCGGTGACGATCCCGCCGCTCGCCGAGCGCCGCGAGGACATTCCCGCGCTGGTCGAGCATTTCGCCGCGCATTACGCCGCCGACCGCCGCGTGCCCCCGCCGGAGATCGCCACCGACGCGCTGGTCGCGCTGCAATCCTACGAGTGGCCGGGCAACGTCCGCGAGCTGCGCAACGTCGTCGAGCGGACGATCATCCTCGCGCCCGGCGACCGCATCGGCCGCATCGACCTCGACCTGCTCCCCGCCGAGGTGCTCGGCACGCAGGACGCCGGCACCGGCGCGAGCGCGATCATGGGCGCACCCTTGCGCGAGGCGCGCGAGACGTTCGAGCGCGAATACCTTCGTGTCCAGATCCGCCGCTTCTCGGGCAACATCTCGCGCACTGCCAGCTTCATCGGCATGGAACGCTCGGCACTCCATCGGAAGCTCAAGCTGCTCGGCATCACCGAGACACGCGAAGACTGA
- the hfq gene encoding RNA chaperone Hfq, whose product MADKPTSLQDLFLNALRKSKTPVTMFLVKGVKLQGIVTWFDNFSVLLRRDGQSQLIYKHAISTIMPAGPVDVAGIVGQMNDNPRKQPLLQDIFLNAVRKSEDPVTMFLVNGVMLQGAIAGFDLFCMLLQRDGMAQLVYKHAVSTIQPSRPLNLSDTGEDDDDSDDDAED is encoded by the coding sequence ATGGCCGACAAGCCGACGTCGCTTCAGGACCTGTTCCTCAACGCGCTGCGCAAGTCCAAGACGCCCGTCACCATGTTCCTCGTCAAGGGGGTCAAGCTTCAGGGCATCGTCACCTGGTTCGACAATTTCTCGGTGTTGCTGCGCCGCGATGGCCAGTCGCAGCTGATCTACAAGCACGCGATCTCGACGATCATGCCCGCCGGCCCGGTCGACGTCGCCGGGATCGTCGGCCAGATGAATGACAATCCGCGCAAGCAGCCGCTGCTCCAGGACATCTTCCTCAACGCGGTCCGCAAGTCCGAGGACCCGGTGACGATGTTCCTCGTCAATGGCGTGATGCTGCAGGGCGCGATCGCCGGCTTCGACCTGTTCTGCATGTTGCTCCAGCGCGACGGCATGGCGCAGCTCGTCTACAAGCATGCGGTGTCGACCATCCAGCCGTCGCGCCCGCTCAACCTCTCCGACACCGGCGAGGATGACGACGATTCCGACGACGACGCGGAGGATTGA
- the hflX gene encoding GTPase HflX — protein sequence MTSGFERDRDEFTRGARAIVVYPDLGGSSRDAEARLEETAGLAEAIGVLVVDRVALRIRTPRAATLLGSGQIEELAARARMEEAGLIVVDGSLTPIQQRNLETALEAKVIDRTGLILEIFGERAATAEGRLQVELAHLDYQSGRLVRSWTHLERQRGGFGFLGGPGETQIEADRRLIRDRMARLRRELDQVTRTRGLHRERRQRAPWPVIALVGYTNAGKSTLFNRLTGAHVMAEDLLFATLDPTLRQVSLPGIDKAILSDTVGFVSELPTQLVAAFKATLEEVVSADLLVHVRDVAHPDSAAQKADVESVLAEVGVTETTPVIEAWNKLDLLDGDARDDLLAEAARRDDVVPLSALTGEGVDALVRHIGDLLTQGHVRYTLALDAADGAGAAWLHAHGEVLDSYVEDERMVYEVRMSPADHERFLTRGE from the coding sequence GTGACTTCCGGCTTTGAGCGCGACCGCGACGAATTCACCCGCGGCGCCCGCGCGATCGTCGTCTACCCCGACCTCGGCGGATCGAGCCGCGACGCCGAGGCGCGGCTTGAGGAAACCGCCGGGCTCGCCGAGGCGATCGGCGTGCTCGTCGTCGACCGGGTCGCACTCCGCATCCGCACCCCGCGCGCCGCGACCCTGCTCGGGTCTGGGCAGATCGAGGAACTCGCCGCGCGCGCGCGGATGGAGGAGGCCGGGCTGATCGTCGTCGACGGCAGCTTGACCCCGATCCAGCAGCGCAACCTCGAAACCGCGCTCGAAGCGAAGGTGATCGACCGCACCGGGCTGATCCTCGAAATCTTCGGCGAGCGCGCCGCGACCGCCGAGGGGCGGTTGCAGGTCGAGCTGGCGCACCTCGATTATCAATCGGGTCGGCTGGTGCGCAGCTGGACCCATCTCGAACGCCAGCGCGGCGGCTTCGGCTTCCTCGGCGGTCCGGGCGAAACGCAAATCGAGGCCGACCGCCGGCTGATCCGCGACCGCATGGCGCGGCTGCGGCGCGAGCTGGATCAGGTCACCCGCACCCGCGGACTTCACCGCGAGCGCCGGCAGCGCGCGCCATGGCCGGTGATCGCGCTGGTCGGCTACACCAACGCCGGCAAGTCGACGCTCTTCAACCGCCTGACCGGCGCGCACGTCATGGCGGAGGACCTGCTGTTCGCGACGCTCGACCCGACGTTGCGGCAGGTGTCGCTGCCCGGCATCGACAAGGCGATCCTGTCCGATACGGTGGGGTTCGTCTCGGAACTGCCGACGCAATTGGTCGCGGCGTTCAAGGCGACGCTGGAGGAGGTCGTGTCCGCCGACCTGCTCGTCCACGTCCGCGACGTCGCCCACCCGGACAGCGCGGCGCAAAAGGCCGATGTCGAGAGCGTGCTCGCCGAGGTCGGGGTGACCGAGACGACTCCGGTGATCGAGGCGTGGAACAAGCTCGACCTGCTGGATGGCGACGCACGCGATGATCTGCTCGCTGAAGCGGCGCGGCGCGACGACGTGGTGCCGCTCTCCGCGCTAACCGGCGAGGGTGTCGACGCGCTGGTCCGTCACATCGGCGACCTGCTGACGCAGGGGCACGTCCGCTACACGCTGGCGCTGGATGCGGCGGACGGGGCAGGGGCGGCGTGGCTCCACGCGCACGGCGAGGTGCTCGACAGTTATGTCGAGGACGAGCGCATGGTCTACGAGGTCCGCATGTCGCCAGCCGACCATGAACGCTTCCTCACGCGCGGGGAGTGA
- the mazG gene encoding nucleoside triphosphate pyrophosphohydrolase, whose product MIERLIAIMARLRGPDGCEWDRAQTFATIAPYTIEEAYEVADAIERGDLAELKEELGDLLLQVVFHSRIAEEAGAFAFDDVAAAISDKMERRHPHIFRGEAEGGHHRWEEVKAAERAAKGAASPLDGVARGLPALLRAEKIQNRAARIGFDWPDTEGPRAKIDEELAEVAAATTPAEVADEVGDVLFAVVNWARHLGVEPEAALRAATGKFERRFRAMEAAAGAAFAGMPLAEKEALWVRVKAEAEAEAGATTSEAFVVPARAGIQNL is encoded by the coding sequence ATGATCGAACGGCTGATCGCCATCATGGCGCGGCTTCGTGGGCCGGACGGTTGCGAATGGGACCGCGCACAGACCTTCGCGACGATCGCGCCCTATACGATCGAAGAAGCCTATGAGGTCGCCGACGCGATTGAGCGCGGTGATCTGGCCGAGTTGAAGGAGGAATTGGGTGACCTGCTGCTGCAGGTCGTGTTCCACAGCCGCATCGCCGAAGAGGCGGGCGCATTCGCGTTCGACGACGTGGCGGCGGCGATCAGCGACAAGATGGAGCGCCGGCACCCGCATATCTTCCGCGGCGAGGCCGAGGGCGGGCATCATCGCTGGGAAGAGGTCAAGGCCGCCGAGCGCGCCGCCAAGGGCGCGGCAAGCCCGCTGGACGGCGTGGCGCGAGGGTTGCCGGCGCTGCTGCGCGCCGAGAAGATCCAGAACCGTGCGGCGCGGATCGGATTCGACTGGCCGGATACCGAGGGCCCGCGGGCCAAGATCGACGAGGAGCTGGCCGAGGTCGCGGCGGCGACGACGCCGGCCGAGGTGGCGGACGAAGTCGGCGACGTGCTGTTCGCGGTGGTGAACTGGGCGCGGCATCTGGGCGTCGAACCGGAGGCGGCGTTGCGTGCGGCGACGGGGAAGTTCGAGCGACGCTTCCGGGCGATGGAGGCGGCGGCCGGGGCAGCGTTCGCCGGGATGCCGCTGGCTGAGAAAGAGGCGCTGTGGGTGAGGGTCAAGGCAGAGGCGGAGGCGGAAGCAGGGGCGACGACCTCAGAGGCGTTCGTCGTCCCCGCGCGGGCGGGGATCCAGAACCTCTGA
- a CDS encoding GCN5-related N-acetyltransferase produces MRRYTAMADLPHFRAGRDARERRWLTLTRETLPHLARSRDWPVLADHCFQRILLDHACGGRWYDHISRRPAYAHAPDAVLDAAIALGEAVANDAVDLHALNARSLRWRGKTPR; encoded by the coding sequence ATGCGGCGTTATACGGCGATGGCGGACCTTCCTCACTTCCGCGCCGGGCGTGACGCGCGCGAACGGCGCTGGCTCACCCTGACGCGCGAGACGCTGCCGCACCTCGCGCGCTCGCGCGACTGGCCGGTGCTCGCGGATCATTGCTTCCAGCGGATCCTGCTTGACCATGCCTGTGGCGGGCGCTGGTACGATCACATTTCCCGCCGCCCCGCCTATGCGCACGCACCGGACGCGGTGCTGGACGCCGCGATCGCGCTGGGAGAGGCGGTGGCGAATGATGCGGTCGATCTCCATGCGCTCAACGCCCGGTCCTTGCGGTGGCGCGGAAAGACCCCGCGCTAG
- the lpdA gene encoding dihydrolipoyl dehydrogenase, which yields MADEQQYDYDVLVIGAGPGGYVAAIRAAQLGLKTACAESRETLGGTCLNVGCIPSKALLHASELYDHAANGAMAKLGIKTTVELDLDTMHGQRRDAVKQLTGGIEYLFKKNKVTWLKGRAAFKDAHSVDVAGQTVTAKNIVIATGSSVTPLPGVEIDQKIIVDSTGALDLPTVPEHLVVIGGGVIGLELGSVWRRLGAKVTCVEYLDQILPGFDGDIRKESNKIFKKQGIDFQLSTKVTAIKVEGDKAILTVEPAAGGDATTIEASHVLVSIGRRPNTDGLNLEAAGLSTNQRGQIEIDHDFRTKADGVWAIGDVVPGPMLAHKAEDEGIAVAENIAGQHGIVNHAIIPSVVYTWPEIAGVGLTEEAAREQGQIKVGKFPMMANSRAKTNHEPDGLVKVIADAKTDRVLGVWCIASVAGTMIAQAAQAMEFGATSEDIAYTCHAHPTHSEAVKEAAMAVQGKPIHI from the coding sequence ATGGCTGACGAACAGCAGTACGACTATGACGTCCTCGTGATCGGTGCCGGCCCCGGCGGCTATGTCGCGGCGATCCGCGCTGCGCAGCTCGGGCTCAAGACCGCGTGCGCCGAGAGCCGCGAGACGCTGGGCGGCACCTGCCTGAACGTCGGCTGCATTCCGTCGAAGGCGCTGCTCCACGCGTCGGAGCTGTACGACCATGCCGCCAATGGCGCGATGGCGAAGCTGGGGATCAAGACGACGGTCGAACTCGATCTCGACACGATGCACGGCCAGCGCCGCGACGCGGTGAAGCAGCTGACCGGCGGCATCGAATATCTGTTCAAGAAGAACAAGGTGACGTGGCTGAAGGGCCGCGCCGCGTTCAAGGACGCGCATAGCGTCGATGTCGCCGGGCAGACCGTGACCGCGAAGAACATCGTGATCGCGACCGGCTCCAGCGTCACGCCGCTGCCGGGCGTCGAGATCGACCAGAAGATTATCGTGGATTCGACCGGCGCGCTCGACCTGCCGACCGTTCCGGAGCATCTGGTCGTGATCGGCGGCGGGGTGATCGGGCTTGAGCTGGGCAGCGTGTGGCGCCGCCTCGGCGCAAAGGTGACGTGCGTCGAATATCTCGACCAGATCCTGCCAGGGTTCGACGGCGACATCCGTAAGGAATCGAACAAGATCTTCAAGAAGCAGGGCATCGACTTCCAGCTGTCGACCAAGGTCACCGCGATCAAGGTCGAGGGCGACAAGGCGATCCTGACCGTCGAGCCCGCCGCGGGTGGCGACGCGACGACGATCGAGGCGAGCCATGTGCTGGTGTCGATCGGGCGTCGTCCGAATACCGACGGGCTCAACCTTGAGGCCGCCGGCCTGTCGACCAACCAGCGCGGCCAGATCGAGATCGACCACGATTTCCGCACCAAGGCGGACGGCGTGTGGGCGATCGGCGACGTCGTCCCCGGCCCGATGCTCGCGCACAAGGCCGAGGACGAAGGCATTGCGGTGGCGGAGAACATCGCCGGTCAGCACGGCATCGTGAACCATGCGATCATCCCGTCGGTCGTCTATACCTGGCCCGAGATCGCTGGCGTCGGGCTGACCGAGGAAGCCGCGCGCGAGCAGGGCCAGATCAAGGTCGGCAAGTTCCCGATGATGGCGAACAGCCGCGCCAAGACCAACCACGAGCCGGACGGGCTGGTGAAGGTGATTGCCGACGCCAAGACCGACCGCGTGCTGGGCGTGTGGTGCATCGCGAGCGTCGCGGGCACGATGATCGCGCAGGCGGCGCAGGCGATGGAGTTCGGCGCGACCAGCGAGGACATCGCCTACACCTGCCACGCGCACCCGACGCATTCGGAAGCCGTCAAGGAAGCCGCGATGGCGGTACAGGGCAAGCCGATCCACATCTGA
- the odhB gene encoding 2-oxoglutarate dehydrogenase complex dihydrolipoyllysine-residue succinyltransferase, with translation MATEVLVPTLGESITEATVGEWLKQPGDAVAADEPIASLETDKVSVEVPSPVAGVMGQHAVKVGDTVEVGALIATIESGDGAPAKSAAPQPAVTESPTPAASSAPSGDAAAALSPSVRRAVLEHGVDPSTVKGTGKDGRLTKEDVAAAASTKPTSAPEAQAAPAAAPTSGGRKEERVKMTRLRQTIAKRLKEAQNTAAMLTTFNDVDMTAVIEARAKYKDLFEKKHGVRLGFMGFFVKAATMALKDIPSVNASVEGDEIVYHDYADISVAVSAPNGLVVPVIRDAQDLSVAGIERTIGDFGKRAKDGTLKMDEMKGGTFTISNGGVFGSLMSTPIINPPQSAVLGLHRIEERPVVRDGQVVVRPMMYLALSYDHRLIDGREAVTFLVALKNAIEDPTRILIDL, from the coding sequence ATGGCAACCGAAGTTCTGGTCCCCACGCTGGGCGAATCGATCACCGAAGCGACGGTCGGCGAATGGCTGAAGCAGCCCGGCGATGCGGTCGCCGCCGACGAGCCCATTGCGAGCCTCGAGACCGACAAGGTCTCGGTCGAAGTCCCCTCACCCGTTGCAGGCGTAATGGGGCAGCATGCGGTCAAGGTCGGCGACACGGTCGAGGTCGGCGCACTGATCGCCACGATCGAGAGCGGTGATGGCGCGCCGGCGAAGAGCGCCGCGCCGCAGCCGGCGGTGACCGAAAGCCCGACCCCGGCCGCCTCGTCCGCGCCCTCGGGTGATGCCGCGGCGGCGCTGTCGCCGTCGGTGCGTCGCGCGGTGCTCGAACACGGCGTCGATCCCTCGACGGTCAAGGGCACCGGCAAGGACGGTCGCCTGACCAAGGAAGATGTCGCCGCCGCGGCGTCGACCAAGCCGACGAGCGCGCCGGAAGCGCAGGCCGCACCGGCTGCGGCACCGACGTCGGGTGGCCGCAAGGAGGAGCGCGTCAAGATGACGCGCCTGCGCCAGACGATCGCCAAGCGCCTGAAGGAAGCGCAGAACACCGCCGCGATGCTGACGACGTTCAACGACGTCGACATGACCGCGGTGATCGAGGCGCGCGCCAAGTACAAGGATCTGTTCGAGAAGAAGCACGGCGTCCGGCTGGGCTTCATGGGCTTCTTCGTGAAGGCCGCGACGATGGCGCTGAAGGACATCCCGTCGGTCAACGCCTCGGTCGAGGGCGACGAGATCGTCTACCACGATTATGCCGACATCTCGGTCGCGGTCAGCGCGCCGAACGGCCTGGTCGTGCCGGTGATCCGCGACGCGCAGGACCTGTCGGTCGCGGGCATCGAGAGGACGATCGGCGACTTCGGCAAGCGCGCCAAGGACGGCACGCTCAAGATGGACGAGATGAAGGGCGGCACCTTCACAATCTCGAACGGCGGCGTGTTCGGCTCGCTGATGTCGACCCCGATCATCAACCCGCCGCAGTCGGCGGTGCTCGGCCTGCACCGCATCGAGGAGCGTCCGGTGGTGCGTGACGGTCAGGTCGTGGTGCGGCCGATGATGTATCTGGCGCTCAGCTACGACCACCGCCTGATCGACGGCCGCGAGGCGGTGACCTTCCTCGTCGCGCTGAAGAACGCGATCGAGGATCCGACGCGCATCCTGATCGACCTGTAA